The following proteins are encoded in a genomic region of Neomicrococcus aestuarii:
- a CDS encoding heavy metal-responsive transcriptional regulator, whose product MRIGRLAEATGTTTKTLRFYEESGLLPPAERLASGYRDYAEDAVGRIGFIHRGQAAGLTLAQIRQILKIRELGQTPCSHVQGLLRQRLGEIDAQISELLALRETISQLHEDASTLEPDSCSTDQVCRYI is encoded by the coding sequence ATGAGGATCGGACGGCTCGCGGAAGCGACCGGAACCACGACCAAGACTCTGCGGTTCTACGAGGAGTCGGGGCTGCTCCCTCCTGCCGAGCGCCTGGCCTCCGGCTACCGGGACTATGCCGAGGATGCGGTGGGTCGGATCGGATTCATTCACAGGGGCCAGGCCGCCGGGCTGACCCTTGCCCAGATCCGGCAGATCCTGAAGATCCGCGAGCTCGGCCAAACACCGTGCTCGCACGTCCAGGGCCTGCTGAGGCAGCGCCTCGGTGAAATCGATGCCCAGATCTCCGAACTCCTGGCCCTCAGAGAAACCATCTCCCAGCTCCACGAAGATGCCAGCACGCTGGAACCGGACTCCTGCTCCACCGACCAGGTCTGCCGCTACATCTGA
- a CDS encoding AAA family ATPase, translating to MGPTTFIATKEHRRFTEFANAVRRQRTIGVCYGQAGIGKTLSAKRYANWSPKAEALIEEWGRREDSDLQIYKDLAKTRTVFFTPGVLTTPKQIKDELSLVTTRTSICIHQHLDTLGATNGPMNQDKHVELIIVDESERLNATALEVLRDRYDRNNIALMLIGMPGIEKQFSRYPQLYSRVGFAHEYRPLAQDELHFVLQRKWRALGKTLDLEDFTDTQAVAAIARITRGNFRLIDRLFTQMQRVMKINELDTITDDVVEAARSTLVIGIS from the coding sequence ATGGGACCAACAACTTTTATCGCAACGAAAGAGCACCGCCGCTTCACTGAGTTCGCCAATGCGGTGCGTCGGCAGCGGACTATCGGGGTCTGCTATGGACAAGCTGGAATCGGCAAAACCCTATCGGCTAAACGTTATGCCAACTGGAGCCCGAAAGCCGAGGCGTTAATAGAGGAATGGGGTCGACGGGAGGACAGTGACCTCCAGATCTACAAGGATCTGGCCAAAACGCGGACCGTCTTCTTCACCCCAGGGGTTCTGACGACGCCTAAGCAAATCAAGGATGAACTCTCTCTGGTCACCACCCGGACCTCGATCTGTATCCATCAACATCTCGATACTTTAGGTGCCACGAATGGCCCGATGAATCAAGACAAGCATGTTGAGCTGATCATCGTTGATGAGTCGGAGCGACTCAACGCCACTGCCTTAGAAGTGCTACGAGATAGGTATGACAGGAACAATATCGCTCTGATGCTGATTGGGATGCCTGGCATCGAAAAGCAGTTCAGTCGATACCCTCAGCTCTATAGCCGTGTTGGTTTCGCTCACGAGTACCGTCCGCTTGCTCAGGATGAACTGCATTTCGTTTTGCAACGAAAGTGGCGTGCCCTCGGCAAAACTCTGGACTTGGAGGACTTCACCGATACCCAAGCTGTCGCGGCGATCGCCCGTATCACGCGAGGTAATTTCCGGCTGATCGATCGACTCTTCACACAGATGCAGCGAGTCATGAAAATCAATGAGCTGGACACGATTACCGATGATGTTGTTGAAGCTGCTCGATCCACGCTAGTGATCGGAATCAGTTGA
- a CDS encoding Mu transposase C-terminal domain-containing protein codes for MKAGTSYSGLIKATARWEILRQHVEDGVPLTVLAEEHHIGLRTLQRWHQSFKLQGKPGLEPVAQGKRGRRMPSDFVKLVEGLALAKPPRTTAAIHQQANKVALHLGWAPVSYSTIRSIVGEIDPGMMTLAQQGAAVYRDKYELVWRRRAERPNSVWQADHTELDILVLDASHQPVRPWLTTIMDDYSRALCGYMIFTGAPSSLNTALALREAIWPKKTADWPMCGIPDVLYVDHGTDFTSHHLAQAARDLHFEITFSAVARPQGRGKIERFFGTLNTELLARLPGYLHNVRNPKPGLSISELDTALGEFIGQNYHQREHQEIKETPQKAWQGNGWLPRLPESIDELNLLLLTVAKPRIVHRDGVHFQGLRYISPLLAAYVGESVILRYDPRDVAEIQVFHHGQHICKAVDPTHERSIMTFKDVQKARSARKRQLRGQINERIATVAEFLAAGQPTTEAPQPDPAVHRTKKTKLRTYAEDE; via the coding sequence GTGAAAGCAGGAACCTCTTACAGCGGCCTGATCAAGGCAACGGCACGCTGGGAAATACTGCGGCAACACGTCGAAGACGGAGTGCCGCTGACGGTCTTGGCTGAGGAACACCATATCGGCCTGAGGACACTGCAGCGATGGCACCAGAGCTTCAAGCTCCAGGGGAAGCCTGGTCTGGAACCGGTGGCACAGGGCAAACGCGGACGCCGGATGCCCAGCGACTTCGTGAAGCTGGTCGAAGGCCTCGCCTTAGCTAAACCGCCCAGGACCACTGCAGCCATCCACCAGCAAGCTAACAAGGTGGCGCTCCACCTGGGGTGGGCACCGGTTTCCTACTCCACCATCCGCTCGATTGTCGGCGAGATAGATCCCGGGATGATGACACTGGCGCAGCAAGGCGCGGCGGTGTACCGCGATAAGTACGAACTGGTCTGGCGCCGCCGCGCCGAACGTCCGAACTCGGTGTGGCAGGCTGATCATACCGAGCTCGACATCCTGGTCCTAGATGCTAGCCACCAGCCGGTCCGCCCGTGGCTCACCACGATCATGGATGATTACTCGCGAGCCCTATGCGGGTACATGATCTTCACCGGTGCTCCCTCATCCTTGAATACGGCATTGGCGTTGCGTGAGGCGATCTGGCCCAAAAAGACAGCTGATTGGCCGATGTGCGGAATCCCTGATGTGCTCTACGTGGACCACGGAACCGATTTCACGAGCCACCACTTGGCGCAGGCTGCCAGAGACTTGCACTTCGAAATCACTTTCTCCGCAGTAGCCCGGCCACAGGGCAGGGGAAAGATTGAGCGTTTCTTCGGTACGTTGAATACCGAGCTTTTGGCCCGACTACCGGGTTACTTGCACAACGTACGCAATCCCAAACCCGGACTATCGATTAGTGAACTGGACACGGCGCTAGGTGAGTTCATTGGGCAGAATTACCACCAGCGTGAACACCAAGAGATCAAAGAAACACCTCAAAAAGCGTGGCAGGGCAACGGCTGGTTGCCGCGTCTGCCTGAATCCATCGATGAACTGAACCTGCTGCTGCTCACGGTCGCCAAACCTCGAATCGTCCACCGCGATGGGGTGCACTTCCAAGGGCTACGCTACATATCTCCCTTGCTGGCTGCCTATGTCGGAGAATCCGTCATCCTTCGCTACGACCCGCGAGACGTTGCCGAGATTCAGGTCTTTCACCATGGCCAGCACATCTGCAAAGCTGTGGATCCCACGCACGAACGATCCATCATGACCTTTAAGGACGTCCAGAAAGCACGCTCTGCACGAAAGCGTCAGCTGCGCGGACAAATCAATGAACGAATCGCCACCGTCGCGGAATTTCTAGCGGCCGGGCAACCAACAACGGAGGCACCCCAGCCTGATCCGGCGGTCCACCGAACCAAGAAAACGAAGCTGCGCACTTACGCGGAGGACGAGTAA
- a CDS encoding recombinase family protein, whose protein sequence is MRHLGYTRVSTSSQDAALQLDALAAAGVQKRDVFADVTSGSRSAIERPGMKKLLEYAQSGDTVVVWRVDRLGRSLIDVLNTVNLLRERGVNVRSISDGIDPATSTGRMMLNMLASLAEYERELIVERVNAGIAAARQSGTRFGRPVSDPAVIADKLAIAKDARARGRTAEDAARLVGWSRATFYRHLGQESASVKSL, encoded by the coding sequence GTGAGGCATTTGGGATACACACGAGTGAGCACTTCGAGCCAAGACGCGGCCTTGCAACTCGACGCTCTTGCTGCAGCGGGGGTGCAGAAACGCGACGTGTTCGCCGATGTGACATCCGGCAGCCGGAGCGCGATTGAGCGGCCCGGGATGAAGAAACTGCTCGAGTACGCGCAGTCCGGGGACACCGTGGTGGTCTGGCGAGTAGACCGGCTCGGGCGATCCCTGATCGATGTTTTGAACACCGTGAACCTCTTACGAGAGCGCGGGGTTAATGTCCGCTCCATTTCCGATGGCATAGACCCGGCCACGTCGACCGGACGGATGATGCTGAACATGCTCGCCTCATTGGCCGAGTACGAGCGAGAGCTGATCGTTGAACGAGTCAATGCCGGCATTGCTGCCGCCCGGCAATCCGGAACCCGTTTCGGCCGGCCGGTCTCTGACCCGGCGGTGATTGCCGATAAGCTCGCGATCGCCAAAGATGCCCGCGCCAGGGGACGCACCGCCGAAGACGCAGCACGTCTGGTTGGCTGGAGCCGCGCGACGTTCTACCGCCACTTGGGCCAAGAATCCGCCTCTGTCAAGAGCCTGTGA